CGCGACAAGCTAGCTGAACTTATCCCCTATATGCCGAACGTGCGTTCAATTCAGGTGAAATCTCGTAGTGAGGAGAATGGACTAGTTCATAGTATAAATGAGTGGCATGGAGGTGGAGAAATTCCAGTAGCGGCAAGGGCAGTAATTAGTGAAGATATGCTCTCGTGGACAGAATATAACACGTGGTATGAAGATAAGTTTATTGTGGAATGGCAAATTAAAACCCACGCCTTTAGCGAAGCAGTTCATTGCGCGGGAAAGAACCGCTTCCTTGCAGATGGTAGCACTACGATTGTAGAGAGTCGTGGTGAGCTCATTATCGATCCCAAGCAAATCAAAGGAGTTCCTCAATTCCTCGTCCGCAGTGTAGTGCATTTAGTCCAAGATTTTCTTGCTAAAAAGATTGAACCCAATCTGTTGCAATTGAGCGAGGGAGTACGTCAATATTTAGAGAAAGATACCAATTGATGAAAAGTACTTAGAGGGAGAAAGAGAGAATGCCAATTTATTACTCTTAGCACTTAGTTTTTCTTATACTATATATTTATTTATCTAATTCCTTGATTCTAATCTTATTACTTTTTTGTCAACGCAGAAGAATTCCCTACTAAGCTATAATCGGGATTGGGAGTGTTATAGATTGACGTAGTGCTCGAAAAAAACTTACCAGAAAGTACTGGTTTTTGCTAATCTAATAAGTAATATTTTTGCTCTCAAATCGCAATATCATGGTATAAATTGTATACCTTCCTTCTAAAGTTGAATATCATAAAATCTTGACAACAAAAACTCTTACTACCCAGGTAAATCTATGATTATTGTAGTTGCGAAATTGCCGTACAGTAATCTGTAAGTGTTGTCAAGCGATCGCTTATTATTTTGCGTCGTTCGGAAGCAGTAGCAGATTGACGCGCTCCTTGGTAAAACATCACATCGATTTCTAATAGACGCAATTGTTTACTCATTTCTGTTCGATAGGATTGCTCTCGTGATTTTTCTTCTGTCAAAGGTAAAATTTGTTGCTGAAAAAATTGCTTTAAACAGATAAGGTGCTCCTGCATTCCGAGTGCGTCTAGCTGTTTAGTGACAACCTCTGAGCGGAATTGCTCTAACAATGTTGCGAAGGTTTGATATTTGTCCTGATGGAAAGACATTCAGCGCTGATTGAGATACTATTAATGTCAAGTAATCTTTCTTATACAATAAAAATTTTAGCCTTTAGCTTATCTTGTTGCCCTAAAAATTATAGTTTAGGGCTTGATTTATCATCAATCGATTTTCGGGATGATTATGCTTGAAGTATGAACAGGACGATTTCCACAAACTTTACGAGCAATCATTCTGCGATCGCTTTTGGGCTTTATGTATCAACGGCAAATTCTTTTGGCAGTGATGTCGTCAATTGCATCTAATTCCCTATAAAGGTGGGTTTCGCCAATCAAACCTCGAATAAACAGCAACTTCTCTGCTAAACCCGTCTCTCGTAACCACCAATCACCTCCAGTTCCGATCCTATGATGAGCACCACAGTTGTCAACGAACCAACCGATATTACCCTTCCAGAATGGCTCAAGAGTTGCTTATATACGCCATCTACGAGCGGTGGTGAAACAGAAGAAGACCGAAAGTACTATGATACAGATTTAATTTGCCGAGCATTTCGATTTGCCTATCAGTTGCACCAAGGGCAATACCGCAAGTCAGGAGAACCTTACATTTGTCATCCTATTGCTGTTGCTGGAATGCTACATGATTTAGGAGGCAGTGCTGCTATGATAGCAGCTGGATTTTTACATGATGTAGTTGAGGATACAGATGTCACAATTGAAGATATAGAACAGCGTTTCGGCGCAGAAGTCAGGTGTTTAGTTGAAGGAGTCACCAAGCTTTCTAAAATTAACTTCAAAAGTAAAACAGAAAGTCAAGCAGAAAATTTTCGGCGGATGTTTTTAGCAATGGCGCAG
This Chlorogloeopsis sp. ULAP01 DNA region includes the following protein-coding sequences:
- the patD gene encoding heterocyst frequency control protein PatD, which codes for MSFHQDKYQTFATLLEQFRSEVVTKQLDALGMQEHLICLKQFFQQQILPLTEEKSREQSYRTEMSKQLRLLEIDVMFYQGARQSATASERRKIISDRLTTLTDYCTAISQLQ